The nucleotide window GCGAAATAAAGGCCGTGCAGTTCCATTAATTGTCGTCACAGATGTTCTGCACGTCGGCTAGTCTAAAACAACTGACGTCTCCGAGCATACATACGTCAAGGAAGGTAAACTAGCGACTTTTAAAAGGATAACCACGTCATTATGTAATCAAAACCTACGTGGTAAGCAATTACAATGTCAAGCAGGTGGATCTCTAGACGTAGTGAAATAATTAACCACTTCCTTTATTTTAATGCCACGGACGTTGAATACATAATCTACATTGGTTGTTTTCCAATCCACACCttcaatattatttacaacatcaTCCTTTGACAAAAACCGACGTGGTTACAATTTTGCACGTCGATATTGAGTAATATTATGtcattttaaatcttttaaaCGTCGGTTATTCAGAAAAAGTGACGTCTAACTCTGTCAAAGGGCCTTCTTTgtacaatttaaacgacgaTTCTCACAAGAAACAAATGTGGAATAAACTTAACACGttgatttttattatatttcgCGACATGGATAATTACATAAGCGTCGGTGATGCCAGGTGTAGGACGTGGTTATGGCATGTTACGGCAGTTATTGAGAGATAAATGACATGTAATACTCTTTAAACGTCTATTGGTTTGTGTGCACGTCGTTGTTTATGTTGTAGACGttggtttctttgtttgtttaacgTAGTATAAattaaccacgacggtttctaTCTTATCCAAGtcttttttcccttattttggGATGTGGATAATTATCTGTACGTCGGTTCTTCTTTTGATCTTGACATGTAACACTCTTTAGATGTCTCAATTTTCATAAAACGGTCATCTAATGTTGTCCAAGATTTCATTTTAGGCTAATTATATAGTAATTACACATCGGTTCGTAATAAATCTGGACGTTGAATGCCTTAACGACATCGGGTATTAACCATCGTCGTTTTTTGTACAAAAGATGGTGATCGATTTCACTACGGTTGAAAAACCTTCTGGATGACGGTGGTTTCCCGTCgtctatttcaatttttgtagtagtgattatttttttatttggaaatgcAGACATATATAATGGCTTGAGCGCCACACCCTGTACTTATCTATAGTGTCAAAAATTATTATCtatctatataatatatattttttgagtGGTATCTATATACAAGTTAGTGTACCTACGTAAAATATACAGATACCaactaataattaatttagtgATATTTCTCTTAGGGTTGAGAGCACTATAAGTATAAAAATCATTTACCTTTTTTTCACGAAATAAAAACCTACTtagcaaagaaataaaaatgttatttTCATTTGGAGTTTCGTGCATGTATAATGCACAAAGCTCGAGCACTACCCCCAAATTGTagttatatatgtttgtgaAACTAATTTTTCAATCTATACGTTGGTGTACCAAATTTTTTTCGGGGATTTCATTATTATACTTAAAATATGgcctaaattataaaaaaaatccgaatatgaaatagactttagaaacacactcaaaactcatttacaacataacaaagaggcttttaacttattataaattacaaaattgccatcaatttcttaaaacaagactaaccaaaaatttcataaaaaaactcaaaacactcaataaggcatcaaagtaatttaataatcaaatgtgtcatttttgggttttttttcgtTTGTTTATAgtaattaaatagtataggatttatctatatcattagtgctaagaatgggtgtatgactaaatatctcccTTTTTTTATAGACTTTGTACTTATTTGAATATTGTGCATATAATTTACGTATCAGATATGTAAAAAGGGATGGgtaacttatttttatttcacatGAGGACATTTTCtagatatatattatataatatataaataatatatgataAATTTAAGAGCGGCATGCTAGTGGTCCACTACTAGCAACATATATCAgtattgtccccaacttaatCACCTTCATATTCAGTAGGTGTATTAGTAGTGGAACCACTTATATGTTGTGTGAACATTTTGATGTGAGACTTTATATTGTTCAACACGACCCCTCATGTGGAAACACCACATAATGGTCTACATGTGAAGCCAAAACAATTTGAGTTATTAGTCAGTTCAATTTCTGAGCAAAACCAAATAGTAGGCCTAGAAAGAGACAAGTCACATGTCTTCCATCTGCATTTATGCTCCATTGCAAATAGCTAGTGTGCATCAATAAGATTGTGCTACATCGCTCTTTGGGTTCGGAACATGTCGAcatcccaaaaccaaaacaattgGAGTTATTAGTCTGTTCAATTTctgttcaaaagaaaatatatagtaGGCCTAGAAAGATATAAGGCACATGACTTCCATTGTCATTTTAATGCTCCATTGCAAATAGCCAGTGTGCATCACTAAAATTGGTTCCCAATACCAAAACAATTGGAGTGATTAGTCGGTTCAATTTCTGACCAAAACCAAATGGTAGGCCTAGAAAGAGATAAGGCACATGGCTTCCATTGCCATTTCTGCTCGATTGCCAATATTGGTTTGCATGACTAAGATCGTGCTACATCATGTCGTTCTTCCAGTTTGGGACATGTCGCCATCCCTCAATTTCTGACCCATAATATTGTGAAGTTCTAACCAGGcgaacaattttttttaatttttatagaaGCGGTTGTGAGGATGGGGCCAATCGAACCTAGGAACTCAGGTGCTAGgtaaatattcttaattatttaaacTACAAACCTCTTCCTAACTAGCCTAATATTTGTTATATTATTCATGTACATTCGACCCATAAACACTTGGATATATTATTCCTAACTAGCCATGCTATCCCGCACTAGTTAATCTGGAGCCAAATACATGGATTTGAGTAACGAAATGAGTTCTGCCAACCTACTCCAAGCTCAAGCCCACATTTGGAATTGCATTTTCAGTTTCATAAACCCTTTGTCTCTCAAATGTGCAGTTCAACTAGGTATACCAGacatcataaagaaacatgGCAATCCCATGAGCCTTTCTGAGCTTATATCTGCATTGCCAATCCACCCAACaaaatccaattgtgtctACCGGCTCATGCGAATCTTAGTGCACTCGGGCTTCTTCGGTCGCCAAAAGCTTAGTGAACTTGATGAGGAAGAAGGTTATGTGCTGACGGATGCTTCCAGGCTCCTTCTTAAGGACGATCCCTTAAGCGCAAGACCCTTCTTACTTGGCCAGCTTGATCCTTTTATGACCAAACCATGGCATTACTTTAGCACTTGGTTCCAAAATAATGACCCTACAGCATGTTTCACGGCGCATGGGACAacattttgggatttagggtacCTCGAGCCAAGTCTTTCCCACATTTTCAATGATTCCATGGCTAGTGATGCTCGACTAATCTCGAAGGTGGTGAGTAATGAGTACAAGGGGGTGTTTGAGGGATTGGAGTCCTTGGTTGATGTTGGGGGTGGTATAGGAACCATGGCCAAGGCCATTGCTGATGTATTTCCCCATGTGGAATGCATTGTATTTGATCTCCCACATGTGGTCGCTGACCTAAAAGGGAGTAagaacttgaaattttttggaggGGACATGTTTGAGGCCATTCCTCACACAGATGCAATTTTAATGAAGGTACGTACATCTCGGAGATTATGTTACTAGTCGGTGCTATGTGATACTAGTCGGTGCTATGTGATTTTAAGGTTGCTTTAGATAATTACATGCATGCAAGTAACAAGGACCACTCATTAAACCTTTTAAATTTTACCCTCCTGCTGCAGATATTTTAAGCTAAGAAATTAGTTAACATTGGGACATTTCCCCTTCAAACTTGTGAAgctaataatttgaattatttgaagaaGCAAAGAAATTGAACACATAGCATAGATAATGTTTCCCAACAAACATACGATTGGCCTTATTTTTAACACGTATGCTATTTCCCTTAACtacatgttttttgtttataccctttccttttgctttgttttcgtTCTTATCTTCAAATTTTAT belongs to Prunus persica cultivar Lovell chromosome G4, Prunus_persica_NCBIv2, whole genome shotgun sequence and includes:
- the LOC109948889 gene encoding trans-resveratrol di-O-methyltransferase-like, translating into MDLSNEMSSANLLQAQAHIWNCIFSFINPLSLKCAVQLGIPDIIKKHGNPMSLSELISALPIHPTKSNCVYRLMRILVHSGFFGRQKLSELDEEEGYVLTDASRLLLKDDPLSARPFLLGQLDPFMTKPWHYFSTWFQNNDPTACFTAHGTTFWDLGYLEPSLSHIFNDSMASDARLISKVVSNEYKGVFEGLESLVDVGGGIGTMAKAIADVFPHVECIVFDLPHVVADLKGSKNLKFFGGDMFEAIPHTDAILMKWILHDWSDEECIKILQRSKEAITRKEKKGKVIIIDMVMKQKGDDQSIETQLFFDMLMMVLVTGKERTEKEWAKLFSDAGFSDYKITPICGLRYLIEVYP